Proteins found in one Micromonospora sp. WMMD1082 genomic segment:
- a CDS encoding alpha/beta fold hydrolase, whose translation MSDDQHRGLWLRNYHPSPASRVRLICLPHAGGSASYFFPFSRLIAPAVDVFAVQYPGRQDRRTEPCIDDVHELARRIFAVLPATDNRPVALFGHSMGASIGFELARLLENAGTRPMRLFASGRGAPSHTRDEQLYLADDDRLLAEIRHLSGTDAGLLDDEEMLRLVLPVIRADYRAAETYRTAAGTIAAPITALLGVEDPRVDRTEAEGWAAYTEAPFELHTFSGDHFYLNHMMPELARAVADALETDLHTLSAP comes from the coding sequence ATGAGCGACGATCAGCACCGGGGTCTATGGCTCCGGAACTACCACCCCTCACCGGCCAGCCGCGTACGCCTGATATGCCTGCCGCATGCGGGCGGCTCGGCCAGCTACTTCTTCCCGTTCTCCCGGCTTATCGCGCCTGCCGTGGACGTCTTCGCGGTGCAGTATCCGGGGCGGCAGGACCGGCGCACCGAGCCGTGCATCGACGACGTGCACGAGCTGGCCCGCCGCATCTTCGCGGTCCTGCCGGCGACGGACAACCGTCCGGTCGCGCTGTTCGGGCACAGCATGGGCGCGAGCATCGGCTTCGAGCTGGCGCGGCTGCTGGAGAACGCCGGGACGCGCCCGATGCGGCTGTTCGCGTCGGGCCGTGGCGCGCCGTCGCACACCCGCGACGAGCAGTTGTACCTCGCCGACGACGACCGGCTGCTCGCCGAGATCCGCCACCTCAGCGGCACGGACGCCGGCCTGCTGGACGATGAGGAGATGCTGCGGCTGGTGCTCCCGGTGATCCGCGCGGACTACCGGGCGGCCGAGACGTACCGGACCGCCGCCGGCACGATCGCGGCGCCGATCACCGCCCTGCTCGGCGTCGAGGATCCCCGCGTCGACCGGACCGAGGCGGAGGGATGGGCGGCGTACACCGAGGCACCCTTCGAGCTGCACACGTTCTCCGGCGACCACTTCTACCTCAACCACATGATGCCCGAGCTGGCCCGCGCCGTCGCCGACGCGCTCGAGACGGACCTGCACACACTGTCGGCGCCATGA
- a CDS encoding AAA family ATPase produces MLVERDFEIALLKDSLAGCLAGYGGTFVASGPVGSGKTELLQHVIEAAREAESHVLTAVASRAEQSHPLGVVRQLLDSIALPSPEAEAGHRLVHAVTPTYDEHDQLGSQSIAPVLAGLTGILLEAARSTPIVICVDDAHFADPESLQLLVYLARRVDRARVLVVVAETLSVRQTRPALWHELLSQPQCRQVLLGLLSPQGVAAMMAAEPDLPASCRPELWQEATAGNPTLVQALIDEQRAARETDTAVVPGPTFARTALRCFYRSDETLLPVARAIAVLDSAGRPNLLAELLPMTAVAVAWAVEAATEAGLLTAGTFRHERVRAAILDAMDPQEHADLQARVATLLYRNGAPALRVARHALAASNDGTRWPASLMHQAAEQALEENDTAFALDCLHLAEQAVPDGSEQSDIQATLLRARWRVDPLVAERNVSHLLVEARAEQLDTHQALDLVHHLAWYGRPAEASEVIDRVSASAGADEEIAHALYSTRSRFAFIYPGLLEPVAEGVRTPQVGTSVMNERKLRVRAARMLDSLLTKGITEEAVADAESILQQSRLDEHCWEPIVAALEAMVFADCLEKSGHWCDVMLRQAKERQAPTWCALLSSIRASISYRQGNLAEAEQYAQASLSQFRPKALGIYIGAPLSVLILTATRSGRYDEAYRHLKTPVPDAMFQTPFGLFYLRARGRFQLAMRNQRAAIEDFETCRDLMQGWGIDLPGLIPWRTDLAQARLGLDLPAHELVTEQLRMLGPLNRRTRGISLRVLATTSEPRQRLAILRDAVGVLQTAGDQLELAEALTDLSNLQHARGEYMKARITGRRAQELSTQCWPQAAIEGGGDKDTEGSPPTPDESVIFDLSDAERRVAALAAQGYTNRQIARELFVTVSTVEQHLTRVYRKLRIDRRSHLPFSLLSGVTDLRNTA; encoded by the coding sequence ATGCTGGTCGAGCGTGACTTTGAGATTGCGCTACTGAAGGACTCGCTGGCGGGCTGCCTGGCGGGGTATGGCGGCACCTTCGTCGCCAGCGGGCCGGTCGGGTCCGGCAAGACCGAGTTGTTGCAACACGTGATCGAGGCGGCCCGCGAGGCGGAGTCGCACGTGCTGACCGCTGTCGCCTCTCGAGCCGAGCAGAGCCACCCCCTCGGGGTGGTCCGGCAACTGCTGGACAGCATCGCCCTGCCGTCGCCGGAGGCCGAGGCAGGCCACCGTCTCGTCCACGCCGTGACGCCCACCTACGACGAGCACGACCAGTTGGGCAGCCAGTCGATCGCCCCGGTGCTGGCCGGGCTGACCGGCATCCTGCTGGAAGCCGCGCGCAGCACACCGATCGTCATCTGCGTCGACGACGCCCACTTCGCCGACCCGGAGTCGTTGCAGTTGCTGGTCTACCTGGCCCGCCGGGTCGATCGGGCCCGGGTGCTCGTCGTGGTCGCGGAGACCCTGAGCGTCCGGCAGACCCGGCCGGCGCTGTGGCACGAGCTGCTCAGCCAGCCCCAGTGCCGCCAGGTGCTGCTGGGCCTGCTCTCGCCACAGGGCGTCGCGGCGATGATGGCGGCCGAGCCCGACCTGCCCGCGTCCTGCCGTCCCGAGCTGTGGCAGGAGGCGACCGCGGGCAATCCCACCCTGGTGCAGGCGCTGATCGACGAGCAGCGGGCCGCCCGGGAGACGGACACGGCCGTTGTCCCCGGGCCCACCTTTGCCCGCACGGCGCTGCGCTGCTTCTACCGCAGCGACGAGACCCTGCTGCCGGTGGCCCGTGCGATCGCCGTCCTCGACAGCGCCGGCCGGCCGAACCTGCTGGCGGAGCTGCTGCCGATGACCGCCGTCGCGGTCGCCTGGGCCGTCGAGGCCGCGACCGAGGCGGGCCTGCTGACGGCCGGCACCTTCCGGCACGAACGGGTGCGGGCCGCGATACTCGACGCGATGGACCCGCAGGAGCATGCCGACCTGCAGGCTCGGGTCGCGACCCTGCTCTACCGCAACGGTGCCCCCGCGCTGCGGGTGGCCCGGCACGCGCTGGCCGCGTCCAACGACGGCACCCGGTGGCCGGCGTCCCTCATGCACCAAGCCGCCGAGCAGGCGCTGGAGGAGAACGACACGGCCTTCGCCCTCGACTGTCTGCACCTGGCCGAGCAGGCCGTCCCGGACGGGTCGGAGCAGTCCGACATCCAGGCGACCCTGCTCCGCGCCCGTTGGCGGGTCGATCCGCTGGTGGCCGAGCGCAACGTGTCCCATCTGCTCGTCGAGGCGCGGGCCGAGCAACTCGACACGCACCAGGCCCTCGACCTGGTGCACCACCTGGCCTGGTACGGCCGGCCGGCCGAGGCGAGCGAGGTGATCGACCGGGTCAGCGCGAGTGCCGGCGCGGATGAGGAGATCGCCCACGCCCTCTACAGCACCCGCTCCCGGTTCGCGTTCATCTATCCGGGCCTGCTGGAGCCCGTCGCCGAGGGCGTCCGGACGCCGCAGGTCGGCACGTCCGTGATGAACGAGCGGAAGCTGCGCGTACGGGCTGCCCGGATGCTGGACAGCCTGCTCACCAAGGGAATCACCGAGGAGGCGGTCGCCGACGCCGAGTCGATCCTCCAGCAGTCCCGGCTCGACGAGCATTGCTGGGAGCCGATCGTCGCGGCGCTGGAGGCCATGGTCTTCGCCGACTGCCTGGAGAAGTCCGGCCACTGGTGCGACGTGATGCTGCGGCAGGCCAAGGAGCGCCAGGCGCCCACCTGGTGTGCGCTGCTGTCGTCGATCCGCGCGTCGATCAGCTACCGCCAGGGGAACCTGGCGGAAGCCGAACAGTACGCCCAGGCGTCACTGTCGCAGTTCCGACCCAAGGCGCTCGGCATCTACATCGGGGCGCCGCTGTCCGTCCTGATCCTGACCGCGACCCGGAGCGGCCGGTACGACGAGGCGTACCGGCATCTCAAGACGCCGGTGCCCGACGCGATGTTCCAGACCCCGTTCGGGCTGTTCTACCTGCGCGCCCGGGGACGCTTCCAGCTGGCGATGCGTAACCAGCGGGCGGCCATCGAGGACTTCGAGACGTGCCGTGACCTGATGCAGGGCTGGGGGATCGACCTACCCGGCCTCATTCCGTGGCGGACCGATCTCGCCCAGGCCCGGCTCGGCCTCGACCTGCCGGCGCACGAACTGGTTACCGAGCAGCTGCGGATGCTCGGCCCGCTCAACCGGCGGACCCGGGGGATCTCGCTACGGGTGCTCGCCACGACGAGTGAGCCGAGGCAGCGCCTGGCGATCCTGCGGGATGCCGTAGGGGTGCTCCAGACGGCCGGCGACCAGCTTGAACTGGCCGAGGCGCTGACCGATCTCAGCAACCTCCAGCACGCCCGGGGCGAGTACATGAAGGCCCGCATCACCGGCCGGCGCGCGCAGGAACTGTCCACCCAGTGCTGGCCGCAGGCCGCGATCGAGGGCGGCGGGGACAAGGACACCGAGGGCTCCCCGCCCACGCCGGACGAGTCGGTCATCTTCGACCTGAGCGACGCGGAACGCCGGGTGGCCGCCCTGGCGGCCCAGGGGTACACCAACCGGCAGATCGCCCGCGAGCTGTTCGTGACGGTCAGCACGGTCGAGCAGCACCTCACCCGGGTGTACCGCAAGTTACGCATCGACCGCCGGTCACACCTTCCCTTCAGCCTCCTCTCCGGCGTCACCGACCTGCGCAACACCGCATGA
- a CDS encoding metallophosphoesterase: protein MSDQRSTAKLLAISDLHVSHPENRRIVAGLRPTGEGDWLLLAGDVGELMADIRWALSTLRSRFHTVVWAPGNHELWTHPSDPVQLRGVARYEALVGLCRELGVVTPEDPYPVFEGIGGPVTVAPLFLLYDYSFLAAGLASKERALAYAYESGIVCNDEFMLHPDPYPSREAWCRHRLDLTERRLAARERPELPTILVNHFPMVRQVTDILRWPHFAMWCGTDRTADWHLRFNATAVVYGHLHIPRVTWHDGVRFEEVSLGYPREWRRPGWRSTGLRHVLAAGIDSRVG, encoded by the coding sequence GTGTCCGACCAACGGTCCACCGCGAAGCTCCTGGCAATCAGCGACCTGCACGTCTCCCACCCGGAGAACCGCCGGATCGTGGCGGGCCTGCGGCCCACCGGTGAGGGCGACTGGCTCCTGCTGGCCGGTGACGTCGGCGAGCTGATGGCCGACATCCGGTGGGCGCTGTCGACGCTGCGCAGCCGCTTCCACACCGTGGTCTGGGCGCCCGGCAACCACGAACTGTGGACCCACCCCAGCGACCCGGTGCAGCTGCGCGGCGTCGCCCGGTACGAGGCGCTGGTCGGCCTCTGCCGGGAGTTGGGCGTAGTGACCCCGGAGGACCCGTACCCGGTGTTCGAGGGCATCGGCGGGCCGGTCACGGTTGCGCCGCTGTTCCTGCTGTACGACTACAGTTTCCTGGCGGCCGGCCTGGCCTCGAAGGAGCGGGCGCTGGCCTACGCGTACGAGTCGGGGATCGTGTGCAACGACGAGTTCATGCTGCACCCGGATCCGTACCCGTCGCGGGAGGCGTGGTGCCGGCACCGGCTCGACCTCACTGAGCGGCGGCTCGCCGCCCGGGAGCGCCCGGAGCTGCCGACGATACTGGTCAACCACTTCCCGATGGTCCGGCAGGTGACCGACATCCTGCGCTGGCCGCACTTCGCGATGTGGTGCGGCACCGACCGGACGGCCGACTGGCACCTGCGGTTCAACGCCACCGCCGTGGTCTACGGGCACCTGCACATTCCCCGGGTGACCTGGCACGACGGGGTCCGGTTCGAGGAGGTCTCGCTCGGCTATCCACGCGAGTGGCGGCGGCCCGGCTGGCGGTCCACCGGCCTGCGGCACGTGCTCGCCGCCGGGATCGACAGCCGTGTTGGCTGA
- a CDS encoding MMPL family transporter — MFERLGRFTYRRRRWVVVGTLLFVVFAVVWGTGVFGAMVDEAFDDPNSESARAAAVAGEKLGRDEADVIVLYRSETTTVDDPAYQQAVTDTIAALPGDVVQSSLTYWSSGAPQLVSKDRRATYAVLVLRGDEEERPEALEKIEGSLAAPGLSSQLGGLEVIGRDIGDRVGEDIVKAEMLSLPILLVLLLIIFGSLAAASLPLAVGIVAILGAFTAMRVITEFTDVSVFSINLVTILGLGLAIDYGLFMVSRFREELGRTATVEDAVVRTMATAGRTVAVSGLTVAIALIGLLIFPQVFLRSMGLGGTSAVLVAMVAALTLLPALLGILGHRVDALSIRPLFRRLRRRPAVAPTGHAERGAWYRIAYAVMRRPVLYAAGIVVVLVALGLPFLRVEFGGVDYRALPEGTESRLVSETLERDFTRNATAPAEAIVAVPAPVDSAPGRAAIDDWMAAVRQVPGVIGTQITGMAGDTARVAVTFTGDPMGAEGREVLADIRDVPAPPGGQVLVGGKTAELADRLESIGDRLPWMALFVCGITFILLFLAFGSVVLPIKAIVMNVLSLGASFGALVWIFQDGNLSGLLNFTPTGTLEASQPILVLAVVFGLSTDYEVFLLSRVREQYDLTGDNAQAVALGLQRTGRIITSAALLLIVVIGAFSMSGITFIKLIGVAMIIAIVVDATVVRALLVPATMQLLGRANWWAPRPLRGLYARYGIRETDEAVPAPLERVVEPARR, encoded by the coding sequence ATGTTCGAGCGTCTGGGCCGGTTCACGTACCGGCGGCGCCGCTGGGTGGTTGTCGGGACGCTGCTCTTCGTCGTCTTCGCCGTCGTGTGGGGCACGGGTGTCTTCGGCGCCATGGTCGACGAGGCCTTCGACGACCCCAACAGCGAGAGCGCGCGGGCGGCCGCGGTCGCGGGGGAGAAGCTCGGCCGCGACGAGGCCGACGTCATCGTGCTCTACCGCAGCGAGACGACCACCGTCGATGACCCCGCCTATCAGCAGGCGGTCACCGACACGATCGCCGCGCTGCCGGGTGACGTCGTGCAGAGTTCACTCACCTACTGGAGCAGCGGCGCGCCGCAGCTGGTCAGCAAGGACCGCCGGGCGACGTACGCCGTCCTGGTGCTGCGGGGTGACGAGGAGGAACGTCCGGAGGCCCTGGAGAAGATCGAGGGCAGCCTCGCGGCACCGGGGCTGAGCAGCCAGCTCGGCGGGCTGGAGGTGATCGGTCGGGACATCGGCGACCGGGTCGGCGAGGACATCGTCAAGGCCGAGATGCTGTCGCTGCCGATCCTGCTGGTGTTGTTGCTGATCATCTTCGGCAGCCTGGCGGCGGCAAGCCTGCCGTTGGCGGTCGGGATCGTCGCGATCCTCGGCGCGTTCACGGCGATGCGGGTCATCACCGAGTTCACCGACGTGTCGGTGTTCTCGATCAACCTGGTCACGATCCTCGGCCTGGGCCTGGCCATCGACTACGGCCTGTTCATGGTCAGCCGGTTCCGGGAGGAGTTGGGCCGGACCGCCACCGTGGAGGATGCCGTCGTACGCACCATGGCCACCGCCGGCCGTACGGTGGCCGTCTCCGGCCTCACCGTGGCGATCGCGCTGATCGGGCTTCTGATCTTCCCGCAGGTCTTCCTCCGCTCGATGGGCCTCGGTGGCACCTCGGCGGTCCTGGTGGCGATGGTGGCCGCGCTGACACTGCTACCGGCGTTGCTCGGCATCCTGGGCCACCGGGTGGACGCGCTGTCGATCCGGCCCCTGTTCCGCCGGCTCCGCCGGCGGCCCGCGGTGGCGCCGACCGGCCACGCCGAGCGGGGGGCGTGGTACCGGATCGCGTACGCGGTGATGCGCCGCCCGGTGCTCTACGCCGCCGGCATCGTCGTGGTTCTTGTCGCCCTCGGCCTGCCGTTCCTGCGGGTGGAGTTCGGCGGTGTCGACTACCGGGCACTCCCGGAGGGCACCGAGAGCCGGCTGGTGTCCGAGACGCTCGAACGCGACTTCACCCGCAACGCCACCGCACCGGCCGAGGCGATCGTCGCGGTGCCGGCTCCGGTCGACTCGGCTCCCGGCCGGGCGGCCATCGACGACTGGATGGCGGCCGTCCGCCAGGTTCCCGGCGTGATCGGCACCCAGATCACCGGCATGGCCGGCGACACCGCCCGGGTGGCGGTCACCTTCACCGGCGACCCGATGGGCGCCGAGGGACGGGAGGTGCTGGCCGACATCCGCGACGTTCCGGCGCCGCCCGGTGGTCAGGTGCTGGTGGGCGGCAAGACCGCCGAGCTGGCCGACCGCCTCGAGAGCATCGGTGACCGACTGCCGTGGATGGCGCTGTTCGTCTGCGGCATCACCTTCATCCTGTTGTTCCTCGCCTTCGGCTCGGTCGTGCTGCCGATCAAGGCCATCGTGATGAACGTGCTGTCGCTGGGCGCGTCCTTCGGCGCGTTGGTCTGGATCTTCCAGGACGGCAATCTGTCCGGCCTGCTCAACTTCACCCCGACCGGCACGTTGGAGGCGTCCCAACCGATTCTGGTGCTGGCTGTCGTGTTCGGCCTGTCCACCGACTACGAGGTGTTCCTCCTGTCGCGGGTCCGGGAGCAGTACGACCTCACCGGTGACAATGCCCAGGCGGTGGCGCTCGGGCTGCAACGCACCGGCCGCATCATCACCAGCGCGGCATTGCTGCTCATCGTGGTGATCGGCGCCTTCTCGATGTCCGGCATCACGTTCATCAAACTGATCGGTGTCGCCATGATCATCGCGATCGTGGTGGACGCCACGGTGGTCCGCGCACTGCTCGTGCCGGCGACGATGCAACTGCTCGGGCGCGCCAACTGGTGGGCACCCCGACCGCTGCGCGGGCTGTACGCGCGTTACGGCATTCGGGAAACCGACGAGGCGGTGCCCGCGCCACTGGAAAGGGTGGTCGAGCCCGCCCGACGCTGA
- a CDS encoding AfsR/SARP family transcriptional regulator, giving the protein MKFLVLGSLDVHCDGGPADLGGVKQRAVLGYLVVNANHVVPTSRILRALWDGPPPSTARKMVQNAVSSIRRMLAAQPGHEPPASLVTSAPGYQLRVDPEAVDLFEFRRRVQQGRAALAAGSTAAGARALREALALWRGRALADLVETGTDWSELAAIEDERLTAYEDFFDAQLSRGRHREITPQLEVLMASEPMRERLCRQFMLALYRSGRQAEALDVYRRTRTAFVEGLGIEPGRGLQELQHMILKHDLAIQVPVGASS; this is encoded by the coding sequence ATGAAGTTTCTCGTGCTCGGCTCTCTGGACGTTCACTGCGATGGCGGTCCCGCCGACCTCGGTGGGGTGAAGCAGCGGGCGGTTCTGGGCTACCTGGTCGTCAACGCCAACCACGTCGTGCCGACCAGCCGGATCCTCCGTGCGCTCTGGGACGGGCCGCCGCCCTCCACCGCCCGCAAGATGGTGCAGAACGCCGTATCGTCGATCCGTCGGATGCTGGCCGCGCAGCCGGGTCACGAGCCGCCCGCCAGCCTGGTGACCAGCGCCCCCGGCTACCAGTTGCGCGTCGATCCGGAAGCCGTCGATCTGTTCGAGTTCCGCCGCCGCGTGCAGCAGGGCCGCGCCGCGCTGGCGGCCGGTTCGACCGCGGCCGGCGCCCGCGCGTTGCGCGAGGCGCTCGCGCTGTGGCGAGGGCGTGCGCTCGCCGACCTGGTGGAGACCGGCACCGACTGGTCGGAGCTGGCCGCGATCGAGGACGAGCGCCTCACCGCGTACGAGGACTTCTTCGACGCCCAACTCAGCCGGGGCCGGCACCGGGAGATCACCCCGCAGCTCGAGGTCCTCATGGCCAGCGAGCCGATGCGGGAACGGCTCTGTCGGCAGTTCATGCTCGCGCTCTACCGATCCGGCCGGCAGGCCGAGGCGCTCGATGTCTACCGCCGCACCCGGACGGCCTTCGTGGAAGGGCTGGGCATCGAGCCCGGCCGGGGGCTGCAGGAGCTCCAGCACATGATCCTCAAGCACGACCTGGCGATCCAGGTTCCGGTGGGCGCCAGTTCCTGA
- a CDS encoding 4'-phosphopantetheinyl transferase superfamily protein, protein MLADLLPPDVVVAERFDDVPETELFPDERAVVARAVERRRREFATVRACAREALGRLGFDPTPILPGLRGAPVWPAGVVGSMTHCDGYRACAVGLRVRVIATGVDAEPHAPLPAGVLAAVALPEERTALAALAATRPDVHWDRLLFSAKESVYKTWYPLTGRPLDFDQAQLRFHPGTGTFDARLLVGGPGLARAGLGGFTGRWSVRDGLVLTAIAVAATEGRPVGARV, encoded by the coding sequence GTGTTGGCTGACCTGCTACCACCCGACGTGGTCGTCGCCGAACGGTTCGACGACGTCCCGGAGACCGAGTTGTTCCCCGACGAACGGGCCGTGGTGGCGCGGGCCGTCGAGCGACGCCGCCGGGAGTTCGCCACCGTACGCGCCTGCGCCCGGGAGGCCCTGGGCCGGCTCGGCTTCGACCCGACACCGATCCTGCCCGGGCTGCGGGGCGCCCCCGTCTGGCCGGCCGGGGTGGTCGGGAGCATGACGCACTGCGACGGGTACCGCGCCTGCGCGGTGGGGTTGCGCGTCCGGGTCATCGCGACCGGTGTGGACGCGGAGCCACACGCGCCGCTGCCCGCCGGTGTGCTGGCGGCGGTGGCTCTGCCCGAGGAGCGGACCGCGCTGGCCGCACTCGCGGCCACCCGGCCGGACGTGCACTGGGACCGGCTGCTGTTCAGCGCCAAGGAGTCGGTCTACAAGACCTGGTACCCGCTGACCGGTCGCCCGCTCGACTTCGACCAGGCGCAGCTGCGTTTCCATCCCGGCACGGGCACCTTCGACGCCCGCCTCCTCGTCGGCGGACCAGGGCTCGCGCGCGCCGGGCTCGGTGGCTTCACCGGGCGGTGGTCCGTCCGCGACGGCCTGGTGCTGACCGCCATCGCGGTAGCCGCGACGGAAGGGCGGCCGGTAGGGGCGAGGGTGTAG
- a CDS encoding FcoT family thioesterase, whose translation MTELMEKSSALHFGDDRELLREVLKPYRDNCKYLRSATMSVVDGVATAYGEFAIPNSCYIDDTGHFNSVEFNICFNQLGYYLTAKCIKERALAEFSSWNMDDYYERQLPDILITALASRFRRAIDSDAFQGETSFGPFTERNVRRPMLLNEMPVRFWDTAGGKATGTVNVVLFSPALSTVSASA comes from the coding sequence GTGACAGAGCTGATGGAGAAATCCTCCGCGCTCCACTTCGGCGACGACCGGGAGCTGCTGCGGGAGGTGCTCAAGCCGTACCGCGACAACTGCAAGTACCTGCGCTCGGCGACCATGTCCGTCGTCGACGGGGTGGCCACCGCGTACGGCGAGTTCGCGATCCCGAATTCCTGCTACATCGACGACACCGGGCACTTCAACTCGGTGGAGTTCAACATCTGCTTCAACCAGCTCGGTTACTACCTGACGGCGAAGTGCATCAAGGAGCGGGCGCTGGCGGAGTTCTCCTCCTGGAACATGGACGACTACTACGAACGTCAGCTGCCCGACATCCTCATCACCGCCCTCGCGAGCCGCTTCCGGCGGGCCATCGACTCGGACGCGTTCCAGGGCGAGACGTCGTTCGGGCCGTTCACCGAGCGCAACGTCAGGCGACCGATGCTGCTGAACGAGATGCCGGTCCGGTTCTGGGACACGGCCGGCGGCAAGGCGACCGGCACCGTCAACGTGGTGCTGTTCAGCCCGGCCCTGTCGACCGTCAGCGCGTCGGCATGA
- a CDS encoding beta-ketoacyl-ACP synthase 3, whose amino-acid sequence MSTRRMTAGRLGQVGARVSGIGGYRPARVVHNKEICERIRSSDEWIQQRSGIVSRRFAGDDETVVSMGVQAARRALAHAGVEPHEVDTVIVASMSYLRQSPAAAPEIAKLIGAESAAAFDVAAACAGFCYALAVGASLVRSGVSEQVLVIGAEKMTDIIDPADRSTAFLFADGAGAALVGPSDENTVGPVVWGSDGGGKDLIGHSDSWLSLRDRSAPWPWMRMAGPEVFRWVIQSMLPVASSAVREAGLTVADLTAFVPHQANLRIIDRLAAGLRLPPSVVVARDVETSGNTSAASIPLAIEALLLSERAASAAGGLALLAGFGAGLAHAAMVIALPPPIPDATAAAAVPVDGTELGVIAPAGRR is encoded by the coding sequence ATGAGCACGCGGCGCATGACCGCGGGCCGGTTGGGCCAGGTGGGTGCCCGGGTGAGTGGCATCGGCGGGTACCGGCCGGCCCGGGTGGTCCACAACAAGGAGATCTGCGAGCGGATCAGGTCGAGCGACGAGTGGATCCAGCAGCGCTCGGGCATCGTCAGCCGGCGTTTCGCGGGCGACGACGAGACCGTCGTGAGCATGGGCGTGCAGGCGGCTCGGCGGGCGCTGGCGCACGCCGGGGTCGAGCCCCATGAGGTCGACACCGTGATCGTCGCGTCGATGTCCTACCTGCGCCAGTCGCCCGCGGCGGCGCCGGAGATCGCGAAGCTCATCGGCGCCGAGTCCGCCGCCGCGTTCGACGTCGCGGCGGCGTGCGCGGGCTTCTGCTACGCGCTGGCCGTGGGCGCCTCGCTGGTCCGGTCCGGCGTGTCCGAGCAGGTGTTGGTGATCGGCGCTGAGAAGATGACCGACATCATCGACCCGGCCGACCGGTCGACGGCATTCCTCTTCGCCGACGGCGCCGGTGCGGCGCTGGTCGGGCCCAGCGACGAGAACACGGTCGGCCCGGTGGTCTGGGGCTCCGACGGCGGCGGCAAGGACCTGATCGGGCACTCCGACTCCTGGCTGAGCCTTCGTGACCGGTCGGCGCCCTGGCCGTGGATGCGGATGGCGGGTCCGGAGGTGTTCCGTTGGGTCATCCAGAGCATGCTGCCGGTCGCCTCGTCCGCCGTACGCGAGGCGGGGCTCACGGTCGCCGATCTCACGGCGTTCGTCCCGCACCAGGCCAACCTGCGGATCATCGACCGGTTGGCCGCCGGGTTGCGCCTGCCGCCCTCGGTCGTGGTGGCCCGGGACGTGGAGACGTCCGGGAACACCTCGGCGGCGTCCATCCCGCTGGCCATCGAGGCCCTGCTGCTGTCGGAGCGGGCCGCGTCGGCGGCGGGCGGGTTGGCGTTGCTCGCCGGCTTCGGTGCCGGGCTCGCCCACGCGGCGATGGTCATCGCGCTGCCCCCACCGATCCCCGACGCGACGGCAGCGGCAGCCGTTCCGGTGGACGGGACGGAGCTGGGGGTGATCGCGCCGGCCGGACGGCGATAA
- a CDS encoding ferredoxin: MRVAVDSSKCQDTGQCFYTAPEVFIASPDHRLGSVVAEPDESLRDLVEEAADGCPLHAISVEG, from the coding sequence ATGAGGGTCGCCGTCGACAGCTCGAAGTGCCAGGACACCGGTCAGTGTTTCTACACCGCCCCAGAGGTCTTCATCGCCTCGCCGGACCATCGGCTCGGCTCGGTCGTCGCCGAGCCGGACGAATCGCTGCGCGACCTGGTCGAGGAGGCCGCCGACGGGTGCCCGCTGCACGCCATCAGCGTGGAGGGCTGA